From Candidatus Eisenbacteria bacterium, one genomic window encodes:
- a CDS encoding ComF family protein — protein MWKAVLDFLFPPLCLRCGERLGEEERLVCETCWERARRRDRWPISQGGDGPTEEECGPVVRARSANVWNETLGEILHRFKYGGFILLGERLARGMAGTIVSDPALMRADLLVPVPLTRARAAERGFNQSAVLARHISRLLGIPVAERAVRRVGRSRSQTKLSPEGRRKNVRGVFRVRDPSAVRGKRILIVDDVWTTGATAEELARALLGAGAREVSAIAAARASGPRGSS, from the coding sequence GTGTGGAAGGCGGTTCTCGATTTTCTTTTTCCGCCGCTCTGTCTCCGGTGCGGTGAGAGGCTTGGGGAAGAGGAGCGACTCGTCTGCGAGACCTGCTGGGAGCGCGCGAGACGCCGCGATCGATGGCCGATTTCTCAGGGCGGTGACGGCCCTACGGAAGAGGAGTGCGGACCGGTCGTCCGCGCGAGGAGTGCGAACGTTTGGAACGAGACGCTCGGCGAGATCCTTCATCGATTCAAGTATGGAGGTTTCATCCTTCTCGGGGAGAGGCTCGCCCGGGGAATGGCGGGGACGATCGTCTCGGACCCGGCGCTCATGCGCGCGGATCTTCTCGTCCCGGTCCCCTTGACGCGCGCGCGCGCGGCGGAGAGGGGCTTCAATCAGTCCGCTGTTCTCGCGCGGCACATCTCGCGCCTTCTCGGGATTCCGGTCGCGGAGCGTGCGGTCCGGCGCGTCGGCAGGTCGCGCTCGCAAACGAAACTCTCCCCCGAGGGGCGGAGGAAGAACGTGCGGGGGGTCTTCCGCGTCCGGGATCCCTCGGCGGTGCGCGGGAAACGAATCCTCATCGTCGACGACGTGTGGACGACCGGGGCGACCGCGGAGGAGCTCGCGCGGGCGCTCCTCGGGGCGGGAGCGCGCGAGGTCTCCGCGATCGCCGCCGCCCGTGCGTCCGGGCCGCGCGGCTCCTCGTGA
- the aroE gene encoding shikimate dehydrogenase: protein MIDSETRVLGVIGDPVARSLSPAIQNAALEHYRLNAHYFAFQVTRESLGRAVDAVRALGMLGLNVTIPHKEAILPFLDRLGDEAARTGAVNTVVLRGEALEGENTDVLGFREALRRVRARGMKTALLLGKGGAARAALFVLKEEGFEEILVASRKLALGKKMVESLGGETVGRAIPWDRREEAEADLLVNATPLGMEPGDPLPLSARVVRKAKGVLDLVVRPRGTRLVALARSYGVPAEEGSGMLIAQGRESFRLWFGKTPPFSVMERGLLATAGTRGQRERGRSSSMRGRARGELSAPPDGESER from the coding sequence ATGATCGATTCCGAAACGCGCGTCCTCGGCGTCATCGGTGATCCGGTCGCCCGGAGCCTCTCCCCCGCGATCCAGAACGCCGCGCTCGAGCATTATCGTCTGAATGCTCACTATTTCGCGTTTCAAGTGACGCGAGAGAGCCTCGGGAGGGCGGTGGACGCGGTGCGCGCGCTCGGGATGCTCGGCCTCAACGTGACGATTCCGCACAAGGAGGCGATCCTCCCCTTTCTCGACCGACTCGGAGACGAGGCCGCCCGCACGGGGGCGGTGAACACGGTGGTGCTCCGCGGGGAGGCGCTCGAAGGGGAGAACACCGACGTGCTCGGGTTCCGCGAGGCGCTTCGGCGCGTCCGCGCGCGCGGGATGAAGACCGCGCTTCTTCTCGGCAAGGGGGGCGCGGCGCGCGCGGCGCTCTTCGTTCTCAAGGAAGAGGGCTTCGAGGAGATCCTCGTGGCCAGTCGGAAGCTCGCGCTCGGGAAGAAGATGGTGGAGAGCTTGGGGGGGGAGACGGTCGGCCGGGCGATCCCGTGGGACCGGAGGGAGGAGGCGGAGGCGGATCTTCTCGTGAACGCGACCCCCCTCGGCATGGAGCCGGGCGATCCTCTTCCCCTCTCCGCGCGGGTCGTGCGGAAAGCGAAAGGGGTTCTCGATCTCGTCGTGCGCCCGCGCGGGACGCGGCTCGTCGCGCTCGCCCGGTCGTACGGCGTTCCCGCCGAGGAAGGTTCGGGGATGCTGATCGCGCAGGGGAGGGAGTCGTTCCGTCTCTGGTTCGGAAAGACCCCGCCTTTCTCGGTGATGGAGCGGGGTCTTCTCGCCACGGCGGGGACGCGAGGGCAGAGAGAGAGAGGGCGTTCCTCTTCGATGCGCGGGCGGGCGCGCGGAGAGCTCTCCGCGCCGCCCGATGGGGAGAGCGAACGATGA
- the lgt gene encoding prolipoprotein diacylglyceryl transferase: MFPIVCKIGPLPIIDSITIRSYGVLIALSFAIGIILAVRRGRARGVDPSRITDLSLVILAASVVGARVLYVIPYWEEFAAHPWSVVEVWLGGLTMYGGLLGAITASAVYMRFRRMPFWKVSDIVAPSVALGLGITRIGCFLNGCCFGVPAASGWGVRFPPHSAAGSEFYGVPLHPAQIYESLVGFALFLVLLAAERVGRPPSRIAGEVGKPAARPLGGEGRLFLLLVGLYGISRFFLDRIRYYEDVSTVGIGGAVWTWNQLLSVLLFLFSAVLFWWRGRRR, translated from the coding sequence ATGTTCCCGATCGTTTGCAAGATCGGTCCTCTTCCGATCATCGATTCTATTACGATCCGGTCCTACGGCGTGCTCATCGCTCTCTCCTTCGCGATCGGGATTATCCTCGCGGTGCGGCGCGGGAGGGCCCGCGGCGTCGACCCGTCCCGCATAACCGATCTCTCCCTCGTGATCCTCGCGGCCTCGGTCGTCGGCGCGCGCGTGCTCTACGTGATCCCCTACTGGGAGGAGTTCGCCGCGCATCCCTGGAGCGTGGTCGAGGTGTGGCTCGGGGGCCTCACGATGTACGGCGGGCTCCTCGGCGCGATCACCGCCTCGGCCGTCTACATGCGGTTCCGCCGGATGCCCTTCTGGAAGGTGAGCGACATCGTCGCCCCCTCCGTCGCGCTCGGCCTCGGCATCACGCGGATTGGTTGCTTCCTCAACGGATGCTGCTTCGGAGTCCCGGCCGCATCCGGATGGGGCGTTCGCTTTCCGCCCCACTCGGCGGCGGGATCCGAGTTCTACGGCGTGCCGCTCCACCCGGCGCAGATCTACGAATCCCTCGTCGGTTTCGCTCTCTTCCTCGTTCTGCTCGCCGCGGAACGCGTCGGGCGTCCGCCTTCCCGCATCGCGGGGGAGGTGGGGAAGCCCGCGGCGCGGCCGCTCGGCGGAGAGGGCCGCCTCTTCCTTCTTCTCGTCGGGCTGTACGGCATCTCGCGGTTCTTCCTCGACCGGATCCGCTATTACGAGGACGTCTCCACCGTCGGCATCGGCGGCGCCGTTTGGACATGGAACCAGCTTCTCAGCGTCCTTCTCTTCCTCTTCTCCGCGGTCCTCTTCTGGTGGAGGGGTCGAAGGAGATGA